One Gossypium raimondii isolate GPD5lz chromosome 3, ASM2569854v1, whole genome shotgun sequence genomic window carries:
- the LOC105793841 gene encoding uncharacterized protein LOC105793841 yields the protein MITRSNLAEQLREYQLRSKHDWASVSFFSSTSNLSSYRVDVMFFVIWELVILAFLVFSAVSLYFGHMQLAFILVCITMLLLLCMKITKQVKLARKKKRRMLLPLSI from the exons ATGATAACGCGATCGAATTTAGCAGAGCAATTGAGAGAGTATCAGCTTCGATCTAAGCACGATTGGGCTTCCGTTTCGTTTTTCTCATCCACGTCTAATCTATCATCTTACAG GGTGGATGTTATGTTCTTTGTGATATGGGAACTTGTCATTTTAGCTTTCCTGGTTTTTTCAGCTGTTTCTTTGTATTTTGGGCATATGCAGCTTGCCTTTATCCTAGTATGCATCACAATGCTATTGCTTCTCTGCATGAAAATCACAAAGCAAGTAAAGTTggcaaggaaaaagaaaagaaggatgCTTCTTCCATTATCTATTTAG